Proteins from one Gasterosteus aculeatus chromosome 11, fGasAcu3.hap1.1, whole genome shotgun sequence genomic window:
- the rpl3 gene encoding large ribosomal subunit protein uL3 — protein MIFGGRYSRRPRIVPLTLAIFALYKYQSHALQQASLNRIGDTMSHRKFSAPRHGSLGFLPRKRSRRHRGKAKSFPKDDPSKPVHLTAFLGYKAGMTHIVREVDRPGSKVNKKEVVEAVTILETPPMIVVGVIGYVNTPRGLRSLKTIFAEHISDECKRRFYRNWYKSKKKAFTKYCKKWQDDDGKKQLAKDFGAMKKYCQVIRIIAHTQMRLLPLKQKKSHLMEVQLNGGTISDKVDWAREKLEQAVPINTVFTQDEMIDVIGITKGHGYKGVTSRWHTKKLPRKTHRGLRKVACIGAWHPARVAFSVARAGQKGYHHRTEINKKIYKIGQGYHTKDGKLVKNNASTEYDLSNKSINPLGGFVHYGDVTNDFVMVKGCVVGTKKRVLTLRKSLLVQTSRRASEKIDLKFIDTTSKFGHGRFQTAEEKKAFMGPLKKDRIAKEETA, from the exons ATGATCTTCGGGGGGCGGTACTCCCGTCGTCCCAGGATAGTCCCGTTGACTCTCGCGATATTTGCTCTGTATAAATACCAGAGTCATGCTCTTCAGCAGGCCTCTTTGAATCGGATTGGAGACACAATG TCTCACCGTAAGTTTTCGGCTCCCCGCCACGGATCCCTGGGCTTCTTGCCCCGCAAGAGGAGTCGTCGTCACCGCGGCAAGGCCAAGAGCTTCCCCAAGGATGACCCCAGCAAACCCGTGCACCTGACGGCCTTCCTGGGCTACAAGGCCGGCATGACCCACATCGTGCGTGAGGTCGACCGACCTGGTTCCA aggTGAACAAGAAGGAGGTGGTCGAGGCTGTGACCATCCTGGAGACCCCCCCCATGATCGTAGTTGGCGTCATCGGTTACGTGAACACGCCACGCGGCCTGCGCTCCTTGAAGACCATCTTCGCCGAGCACATCAGTGACGAGTGCAAGCGTCGCTTCTACAGGAACTG GTACAAGTCCAAGAAGAAGGCCTTCACCAAGTACTGCAAGAAATGGCAGGACGATGATGGCAAGAAGCAACTGGCCAAGGACTTTGGGGCCATGAAGAAGTACTGCCAGGTCATCCGCATCATCGCCCACACACAG ATGCGACTGTTGCCCCTGAAGCAGAAGAAGTCTCACCTTATGGAGGTGCAGCTCAACGGCGGCACCATCTCCGACAAGGTGGACTGGGCCCGCGAGAAGCTGGAGCAGGCCGTGCCCATCAACACCGTGTTCACCCAGGACGAGATGATTGACGTCATCGGCATCACCAAGGGTCACGGATACAAGG GTGTCACCAGCCGTTGGCACACCAAGAAGCTCCCGCGCAAAACCCATCGTGGTCTGCGTAAGGTGGCCTGCATCGGCGCCTGGCATCCTGCCCGCGTGGCCTTCTCCGTGGCCCGCGCTGGTCAGAAGGGTTACCACCACCGCACAGAGATCAACAAGAAGATCTACAAGATCGGCCAGGGCTACCACACCAAAGACGGGAAGCTGGTGAAGAACAACGCCTCCACCGAGTACGATCTGTCCAACAAGAGCATCAACCCCCTG GGAGGATTTGTCCACTACGGCGATGTGACCAATGACTTCGTCATGGTGAAGGGCTGCGTTGTGGGGACCAAGAAGAGGGTTTTGACTCTGCGCAAG TCTCTGCTGGTGCAGACGAGCCGTCGTGCATCCGAGAAGATCGACCTCAAGTTCATCGACACCACCTCCAAATTCGGTCACGGCCGCTTCCAGACCGCCGAGGAGAAGAAGGCGTTCATG GGACCACTCAAGAAGGACCGTATCGCCAAGGAGGAGACTGCCTGA